The following proteins come from a genomic window of Leptospira bandrabouensis:
- the rpmI gene encoding 50S ribosomal protein L35, which translates to MYKLKTNRAAAKRFKFTKSGKIKRGCAFRRHILEKKSPKMKHQSRGMHLIHETDYNRVEKLLPYGG; encoded by the coding sequence ATGTATAAACTAAAAACAAATAGGGCAGCAGCCAAACGTTTTAAGTTTACCAAGTCTGGTAAAATTAAACGTGGTTGTGCGTTCCGAAGACATATCTTAGAGAAAAAATCTCCTAAGATGAAACACCAAAGCCGTGGAATGCACCTCATCCACGAAACCGATTATAACCGTGTAGAAAAACTTCTACCTTACGGAGGTTAA
- a CDS encoding 5-formyltetrahydrofolate cyclo-ligase codes for MNPISKADAREILKKNLPNLPEREDHEAAILRRLFPLLQGKSKIITYSPDLLYEVDVLPVIESCPLPRPTGFIEARHSAKWYFPRMEEGKKLRFLRPHSFVKNDLGLFEPIGDEEISVEEAELILVPSLGFNEKGYRLGRGGGYYDRILNSETLQKKTVGLSFSKLFPVPFLAETHDLKIGKMITEIQIHSFLD; via the coding sequence TTGAATCCAATTTCAAAAGCAGATGCTAGAGAAATTCTAAAAAAGAACCTTCCGAATCTTCCAGAAAGGGAAGACCATGAGGCTGCGATTTTAAGAAGGTTATTCCCTCTATTACAAGGCAAATCCAAAATCATTACCTATTCGCCCGATCTATTGTATGAAGTAGATGTACTTCCTGTCATTGAATCTTGCCCCCTACCAAGGCCAACTGGATTTATTGAAGCTAGACATTCGGCGAAATGGTATTTCCCTCGGATGGAAGAGGGAAAAAAACTGAGGTTTCTACGACCCCATTCTTTTGTGAAGAACGACCTTGGGCTCTTTGAACCGATTGGAGATGAGGAGATCTCCGTAGAAGAAGCCGAATTGATTCTTGTTCCTTCCCTTGGTTTCAATGAAAAAGGATACAGATTGGGACGAGGTGGTGGCTATTATGATCGCATTTTAAATTCAGAAACTCTCCAAAAGAAAACAGTGGGGCTTAGTTTTTCTAAACTTTTTCCCGTCCCATTCCTTGCAGAAACTCACGATTTAAAAATAGGAAAAATGATTACGGAAATCCAGATTCATTCGTTTTTAGATTGA
- the thrS gene encoding threonine--tRNA ligase, with translation MAALTITLPDGSSKELESGKSFSDFIQAQLPFLKEKALAVVLSDGRTVDLSFIPQANTTVKFLTFDDKEGKEVFHHSSAHLLGMAVQRLWPEARLTVGPVIENGPGFFFYDIDFGSTILTPEDLPKIEAEMAKIVKEDLVVKRWELSKEEAIEKFKKENEPYKVELIQGFDSTSVSLYGQGEWYDLCRGPHVARTGQLKAFKLTAISGAYWKGDSKNKQLTRIYGVSFPTKKQLDEYIFLIEEAKKRDHRKLGKELDLFSFQDEAPGFPFWHPKGTVLWNTLASYIREECFRRGYQEIKTPAILNSSLWKKSGHWDNFKENMYFTDIDESEFAVKPMNCPGCCLIYKYHMHSYRELPLRFMELGNVHRHEMSGVLHGLFRVRAFTQDDAHIYAPLDKVESEVEDIIDFTFDVYKKFGFTEFKTFIATRPEKSQGSDEDWNLATQALHDALKKKGIEYGIKEGDGAFYGPKIEFNIKDSLGRLWQCGTVQIDFSMPNRFELDFTASDGKKHAPVMIHRAIYGSLERFIGILIEHFEGKFPLWLNPTQIRVLTVAEVHNDYAKEVYQDLVMQGFRVEMDLRNEKIGSKIRDSILKRSSYTLILGDKEKEAGSISFRRMGEEKTETVSRDGFLSLLKGDL, from the coding sequence ATGGCAGCACTTACAATCACACTACCAGATGGAAGTTCCAAGGAACTAGAATCGGGTAAATCCTTTTCCGATTTCATCCAAGCTCAACTGCCTTTCTTGAAAGAGAAAGCTTTAGCCGTTGTTTTGTCCGATGGTCGCACTGTTGACCTCTCTTTTATTCCTCAGGCAAACACCACGGTAAAGTTTCTCACCTTTGATGATAAAGAAGGTAAAGAAGTTTTCCATCATTCTTCTGCACACTTACTGGGAATGGCTGTCCAAAGACTTTGGCCTGAGGCAAGGCTCACTGTCGGCCCTGTCATTGAAAATGGTCCTGGATTTTTCTTTTATGATATTGATTTTGGGTCTACCATTTTAACCCCAGAAGACCTCCCTAAAATCGAAGCGGAGATGGCAAAAATAGTCAAAGAAGACCTCGTTGTCAAACGTTGGGAACTTTCCAAAGAAGAAGCCATTGAAAAATTTAAAAAAGAAAACGAACCTTATAAAGTAGAACTCATCCAAGGATTCGATTCCACATCTGTTTCGTTATACGGACAAGGGGAATGGTATGACCTTTGTCGGGGACCTCACGTGGCTCGTACGGGCCAACTCAAAGCTTTCAAACTCACTGCGATTTCTGGTGCCTATTGGAAGGGTGATTCCAAAAACAAACAGCTCACCCGCATTTATGGTGTCTCTTTTCCCACCAAAAAACAGTTAGACGAATATATTTTCCTCATTGAAGAAGCCAAAAAACGAGATCATAGAAAACTTGGGAAAGAACTGGATCTTTTTAGTTTCCAAGACGAAGCTCCCGGATTTCCTTTTTGGCATCCCAAGGGAACTGTCCTTTGGAACACTCTGGCTTCTTATATTCGAGAAGAATGTTTTAGACGCGGGTACCAAGAGATCAAAACACCTGCGATTTTAAATTCCTCTCTTTGGAAAAAGTCAGGCCATTGGGATAATTTTAAAGAGAACATGTACTTCACAGACATCGACGAAAGTGAATTTGCCGTAAAGCCAATGAACTGTCCTGGGTGTTGTTTGATTTACAAATACCATATGCACTCTTATAGAGAACTTCCACTTCGGTTTATGGAACTTGGGAATGTACATCGACATGAAATGTCGGGCGTTCTTCATGGACTTTTTCGTGTAAGGGCATTCACACAAGATGATGCTCATATTTATGCTCCACTTGATAAAGTGGAATCCGAAGTAGAAGACATCATTGATTTTACTTTTGATGTGTATAAAAAATTTGGATTCACCGAGTTCAAAACGTTTATTGCGACAAGGCCAGAAAAGTCCCAAGGAAGTGATGAAGATTGGAATCTCGCCACACAAGCATTACACGATGCATTGAAGAAAAAAGGAATCGAATACGGAATCAAAGAAGGGGACGGTGCTTTTTACGGACCTAAAATTGAATTCAATATCAAGGATTCCCTTGGTAGATTATGGCAATGCGGAACCGTACAAATTGACTTCTCTATGCCGAATCGTTTTGAACTCGACTTCACTGCTTCGGATGGAAAAAAACATGCACCAGTCATGATCCACAGAGCTATCTACGGATCATTGGAAAGATTCATAGGAATTCTCATCGAACACTTCGAAGGGAAATTTCCATTATGGCTCAATCCAACACAAATTCGTGTCTTAACTGTGGCAGAAGTTCATAATGATTATGCTAAAGAAGTATATCAAGATTTAGTAATGCAAGGTTTCCGAGTTGAGATGGACCTTCGGAATGAAAAGATCGGAAGTAAAATTAGGGATTCCATCCTAAAACGAAGCAGTTATACTTTGATTTTAGGGGATAAAGAGAAAGAAGCAGGATCTATTTCCTTCCGCCGTATGGGAGAAGAGAAAACAGAAACGGTTTCTCGCGATGGATTTTTATCTTTACTGAAAGGTGATCTTTAA
- a CDS encoding cell division protein ZapA — protein sequence MAESAPKSQKITKQIFGETYTIVGEASSGYISEVADYVEQRLLDLAKALPNASKTKLAVLCALNLADELFQMKEASAKLNENPELEERTKKIISLLEEGIIGDHF from the coding sequence ATGGCAGAATCTGCCCCAAAATCGCAAAAAATAACCAAACAAATCTTTGGTGAGACGTATACCATTGTTGGCGAAGCATCCTCAGGATATATTTCTGAGGTTGCTGATTACGTGGAACAACGTCTTTTAGATTTAGCAAAGGCACTTCCAAACGCATCTAAAACTAAATTGGCAGTATTATGTGCTCTGAATTTAGCTGATGAACTTTTTCAAATGAAAGAAGCCTCTGCCAAATTAAACGAAAATCCTGAATTAGAAGAAAGAACAAAAAAGATCATTTCTCTCTTGGAAGAGGGGATCATTGGGGATCATTTTTGA
- a CDS encoding TetR/AcrR family transcriptional regulator — MAKKIKHKPGRPKKGQNQITRESVLDLAWDLIMEQGFAEFRLAGLAENLGIRTPSLYNHIRDLEDVRREMKRRSLQILGDRLSLENLNPNQGRKRIPEFLNLYRSFAKSHPNMYPLTIESTESDLELKPLGDRILFLCMEVFGFQSLDETAVHRIRILRSLLHGFIVLEEAGGFGRTESIEDSFQKITESLESGRLW; from the coding sequence ATGGCAAAAAAAATAAAACACAAACCGGGCCGTCCGAAAAAAGGCCAAAACCAAATCACAAGAGAATCTGTTTTGGATTTGGCTTGGGATTTAATTATGGAACAGGGTTTTGCCGAATTTCGTTTGGCGGGCCTTGCCGAAAATTTAGGAATTCGTACACCTTCGCTCTATAACCATATCCGTGACCTAGAGGATGTGCGTAGGGAAATGAAAAGAAGGTCTTTGCAGATATTAGGTGACAGGCTTTCTTTGGAGAACCTAAATCCAAATCAGGGCCGAAAACGGATTCCTGAATTTTTGAATCTATATCGAAGTTTTGCAAAGTCGCACCCTAATATGTATCCTTTGACCATTGAATCCACAGAATCCGATTTAGAATTAAAACCTCTGGGGGATCGGATTTTGTTTCTTTGTATGGAGGTCTTTGGATTTCAAAGTTTGGATGAAACGGCAGTCCATAGGATTCGGATTTTACGTTCCCTATTGCACGGGTTTATCGTTTTAGAAGAGGCGGGAGGTTTTGGCCGGACAGAATCCATTGAAGATAGTTTTCAGAAAATAACAGAATCATTGGAATCTGGTAGACTCTGGTAA
- a CDS encoding ABC transporter ATP-binding protein/permease, with product MRLTNTIRQLIQSKQGPTAIRYGITLVTLVILFNVFNVINSYVGRDFISSIEQKNTNAFYTNAILYSVVFVISSAIGSLNRYTEERLGILWREQLTWKFTENYLTERTFQQIIGSPGIENPDQRITDDVKAFTTTTISFTLLFIGGIFSAISFSGVLWSINPILFLVAVAYALWGTVSTIFLGKSLIRLNYDQLDMEASYRADLLHIRQHAESIAVTHREARMSVRLKSRLRKLVNNFRKLISVNLRLSFFTNNYNYFIQIIPMLIIAPSYMRGEIEFGVITQAALAFTTLLNAFSLIVTQFQSISAFSAVVKRLHSLESAMTLSGTEAKQKRESNFSPNEICFENFTLYSNDRSKLLVDNLQLTIHRKERWLITSSDDAVKLSLFRSIAGISNHSEGNIKKPSWDEILFLPEKPYLPPGRLRNVIVPAYLNLEVSDSEILKELKNMGLESLVRRFGGIRSLKEWDEELSLAEKYKIALIRILFVKPKFLILDRPGSILGKYEISKLLKLFHRLGVTTVVIAKDEETVLEYDYHLNISHFGEWTLSSLNLTNSHT from the coding sequence ATGCGTTTAACAAACACAATACGACAACTTATCCAATCCAAACAAGGACCAACTGCCATTCGTTACGGGATTACCTTGGTAACCCTTGTGATTTTATTTAATGTATTTAATGTTATCAATAGTTATGTAGGCCGCGATTTTATATCTTCGATCGAACAAAAAAACACAAACGCATTTTATACAAATGCCATTTTATACTCTGTCGTCTTTGTAATCTCTTCAGCCATAGGCTCGTTAAATCGATATACAGAAGAACGATTGGGGATTTTATGGCGCGAACAACTCACTTGGAAATTTACTGAAAATTATTTAACCGAAAGAACATTCCAACAAATCATTGGAAGTCCAGGCATTGAAAACCCTGACCAAAGAATCACTGATGATGTGAAAGCATTTACCACAACTACCATTTCATTCACCTTACTTTTTATAGGTGGAATATTTTCCGCAATTTCCTTTTCCGGGGTTCTTTGGAGTATTAACCCAATTTTGTTTTTGGTGGCAGTCGCCTATGCACTTTGGGGAACAGTATCGACCATTTTTCTTGGTAAATCACTCATTCGGCTTAATTATGACCAATTAGATATGGAAGCAAGTTACAGGGCAGATCTTTTGCATATTCGCCAACATGCGGAATCTATTGCAGTGACTCACAGAGAAGCAAGGATGTCTGTCCGATTAAAATCAAGACTTAGAAAGTTAGTGAATAATTTTCGTAAACTCATTTCTGTTAACTTACGTCTAAGTTTTTTTACAAATAACTATAACTACTTTATTCAGATCATTCCTATGCTAATCATTGCGCCGAGCTATATGAGAGGAGAAATTGAATTTGGAGTGATCACACAAGCTGCCCTTGCTTTTACGACTTTACTCAATGCTTTTTCATTGATTGTGACTCAGTTCCAATCCATCTCCGCATTTTCTGCAGTAGTCAAACGATTACATTCTTTAGAATCAGCCATGACTCTATCCGGGACAGAAGCTAAACAAAAACGAGAATCCAATTTTAGTCCCAATGAAATTTGTTTTGAAAACTTTACGTTGTATTCGAATGACAGATCAAAACTTCTTGTGGATAATCTACAATTAACCATTCATAGAAAGGAACGTTGGCTTATCACTTCTAGTGATGATGCGGTAAAACTCAGTTTATTTCGATCCATTGCAGGTATTAGTAACCATTCCGAAGGTAATATTAAAAAGCCTAGCTGGGATGAGATTCTATTTTTGCCAGAAAAACCTTATCTTCCTCCTGGGAGACTCAGGAATGTAATTGTGCCTGCTTACCTAAACTTAGAAGTATCAGATTCAGAAATCCTAAAGGAACTTAAGAATATGGGTCTCGAATCTTTAGTGCGTAGGTTTGGAGGAATTCGGTCTTTAAAAGAATGGGACGAAGAACTCTCGTTAGCTGAAAAATATAAAATTGCATTGATTCGTATCCTCTTTGTTAAACCTAAGTTTCTCATTCTTGACCGACCAGGTTCCATTTTAGGGAAATATGAAATTTCAAAACTTTTAAAATTATTTCACAGATTGGGAGTTACCACTGTTGTCATCGCCAAAGATGAAGAAACAGTTTTAGAATATGATTACCATTTAAATATTTCTCATTTTGGAGAATGGACTCTTTCTTCTCTAAACTTAACAAACTCACACACATGA
- a CDS encoding adenylate/guanylate cyclase domain-containing protein yields the protein MYTVTFEDKENSPLKTEKLGATILETALKHEYPLYHLCGGNAKCTTCRVFITEGLDKLSSRNEREQTLADRKGWPSEIRLACQTEVFGNVSLRRIIKDNKDLRTVTSESKSSKTGEECYSVILFLDIKGFTAFTEGSLPYDVVFVLNRFFQEMSEPILNNGGGIDKFIGDGILAFFQMGNKKEAIKNEENLKKAKQETIRSAIRACLRMFDQLKKFNLEMKDRFNFTFDIRIGLHAGNVIYGDIGHSEYKSQTVLGDTVNVASRLEALNKKTNTNFLVSDEIYNLIGPSLSVNKKVITKLRGKSEKMTAYSVLGFKDLDSILMIQKSLDHVLENNPNWIQCYLDKLSSFVKENLNKNMIETEELLNPNEFSALIESIIEKLGNPESLKKEIIKLKSIYESFGITKKELPKLVPILISTMRENLPSEWNVTLESIWNQVITDLTIETIEV from the coding sequence ATGTATACTGTTACCTTTGAAGATAAAGAAAACTCTCCTCTAAAAACGGAAAAACTAGGAGCCACAATCCTTGAAACGGCACTAAAACACGAATACCCGCTCTACCATCTTTGCGGAGGGAATGCAAAATGTACCACTTGCCGCGTTTTTATCACTGAGGGACTAGACAAACTCAGCTCACGTAATGAAAGAGAACAGACATTGGCCGATAGGAAAGGTTGGCCTTCGGAGATTCGGCTCGCCTGCCAAACAGAAGTTTTTGGAAATGTTTCCTTACGAAGAATTATTAAAGATAATAAAGATTTAAGAACAGTCACTAGTGAATCCAAATCCTCAAAAACGGGAGAAGAATGTTATTCTGTGATTCTTTTTTTAGATATCAAAGGATTTACAGCTTTTACCGAAGGAAGTTTGCCCTATGACGTTGTATTTGTTTTAAATCGTTTTTTTCAAGAAATGAGTGAACCCATCCTAAATAATGGAGGTGGAATTGATAAATTCATTGGAGACGGAATCTTAGCTTTTTTCCAAATGGGAAACAAAAAAGAAGCCATAAAGAACGAAGAGAATTTAAAAAAAGCAAAACAGGAAACCATTCGTTCAGCTATCCGCGCTTGTCTTCGTATGTTTGATCAATTGAAGAAATTCAACTTGGAGATGAAAGATAGATTTAATTTTACCTTTGACATTCGCATCGGACTCCATGCAGGAAATGTAATTTACGGAGACATTGGGCATTCTGAATACAAAAGCCAAACAGTACTCGGAGATACAGTGAATGTGGCCAGTCGCCTGGAAGCATTGAATAAAAAAACAAATACCAATTTTTTGGTTTCCGATGAAATTTATAACTTAATTGGACCTTCTTTGTCTGTGAATAAAAAAGTAATCACCAAACTTCGTGGTAAGTCAGAAAAAATGACTGCTTACTCTGTTCTTGGTTTCAAAGATTTAGATTCCATACTAATGATACAGAAATCACTTGATCATGTTTTAGAAAACAATCCCAATTGGATACAATGTTACTTAGACAAACTTAGTAGTTTTGTAAAAGAGAATCTAAACAAAAATATGATAGAAACAGAAGAATTACTAAATCCAAATGAATTTTCTGCCTTAATTGAATCCATCATTGAAAAGTTAGGAAATCCAGAATCCTTAAAAAAAGAAATTATAAAACTAAAATCAATTTATGAATCTTTTGGCATTACAAAAAAAGAATTACCTAAACTTGTGCCAATTCTCATTTCCACTATGAGAGAAAATCTACCTTCTGAATGGAATGTAACCCTAGAGTCAATATGGAACCAAGTAATCACGGATCTTACTATAGAAACAATAGAAGTGTAA
- the infC gene encoding translation initiation factor IF-3 — protein MQKRPNPRGNPNQDKFAHIRINEQITNVASIRLVSDEGSDIVTLDEALRRAKEANLDLVEVSGDQDVHVCKLIDFGKYKFELLKKTKEAKKKQHVVTVKEIKIRPRIDNHDFEIKKRHALEFLQKGDKVKVTLRFRGREMVHSEIGMNIVNRFVEDLKEHASPEKMPVHDGKTIVVVMNPISEKPKG, from the coding sequence ATGCAGAAACGGCCCAACCCTAGAGGGAACCCAAACCAAGATAAATTCGCCCACATCAGAATTAACGAACAAATTACCAATGTAGCATCGATCCGACTCGTCAGTGACGAAGGGTCTGATATCGTTACTCTGGACGAAGCTCTGAGAAGAGCTAAGGAAGCTAACCTTGATTTGGTGGAAGTCTCGGGTGACCAGGATGTTCACGTCTGTAAGCTGATCGATTTTGGAAAATACAAATTCGAACTTCTTAAAAAAACAAAAGAAGCGAAAAAGAAACAACACGTTGTCACGGTGAAAGAAATTAAAATCCGCCCGCGGATTGATAACCATGACTTCGAGATTAAGAAGCGTCATGCTTTAGAATTCTTGCAAAAGGGTGATAAAGTAAAAGTGACTCTTCGATTCCGAGGCAGAGAGATGGTTCACTCTGAAATTGGAATGAATATTGTTAACCGGTTTGTCGAGGACCTAAAAGAGCATGCCTCTCCCGAAAAAATGCCGGTACACGACGGAAAGACGATAGTGGTCGTGATGAACCCAATTAGTGAAAAACCTAAAGGATAA
- a CDS encoding chemotaxis protein CheW, translated as MDQETLLTSLAEKTKMEQESDLGDLEQFLTFTIEKEFFGIRLLLVHEILKPVLITRIPNVDDYILGVINLRGEIIPIVDLKKRFHGTDSEIFPVSRIIVIMLDEKRIGVLVDEVKQVVKIQKDFISYTTDDLSLNYSKMVESVSRYEDHLILNLDLEQIVDFVSSAK; from the coding sequence ATGGACCAAGAAACATTACTCACATCCCTGGCGGAAAAAACCAAAATGGAACAAGAGTCCGATTTGGGAGACTTGGAACAGTTCCTTACATTTACCATTGAAAAAGAATTCTTTGGCATTCGTTTGCTTCTAGTTCACGAAATTTTAAAACCAGTCCTCATTACAAGGATTCCGAACGTGGATGATTATATTTTAGGTGTCATCAACCTACGTGGTGAAATCATTCCTATTGTGGATTTGAAAAAAAGATTCCATGGAACTGATTCTGAAATATTTCCAGTTTCGCGTATCATCGTGATTATGTTAGATGAAAAGCGGATTGGTGTTCTTGTTGATGAAGTCAAACAGGTTGTAAAAATCCAAAAAGATTTTATCAGTTACACAACTGATGACTTGTCGTTAAACTATAGTAAGATGGTTGAGTCAGTATCTAGATACGAAGACCATTTGATTTTGAATTTGGATTTGGAACAAATTGTTGATTTTGTTTCATCCGCAAAGTAA
- the rplT gene encoding 50S ribosomal protein L20, with protein sequence MPRAVNGTIHKNRRKKVLAKAKGFRGGRSKLFRTAKSAVMKAGQWAYRDRRKKKSEFRKLWITRINAAVRENGMSYSKFIHALKTHGINLDRKTLADLAYNHKEVFNAIVEKTKVAK encoded by the coding sequence ATGCCACGCGCAGTCAACGGAACCATCCATAAGAATCGTAGAAAAAAAGTTCTCGCTAAAGCAAAAGGTTTTCGAGGCGGACGTTCTAAACTTTTTAGAACAGCAAAATCTGCTGTGATGAAAGCAGGTCAATGGGCATACCGTGACCGTAGAAAGAAAAAGTCCGAATTTCGTAAACTTTGGATTACGAGAATCAATGCCGCAGTAAGAGAAAATGGAATGTCTTATTCAAAATTCATCCATGCACTTAAAACACACGGAATCAACTTAGATAGAAAAACTTTGGCTGATCTTGCTTACAACCACAAAGAAGTATTCAACGCCATCGTAGAAAAAACCAAAGTCGCTAAGTAA
- a CDS encoding alpha/beta fold hydrolase, with product MKNTYHKLTLFFPLIFPYLFLMDGQLFGSTTVTSFFQRDEGKIAYSKIGNGKRNLILLPGLGDRKESYFELSQILAKENSVYSFDLRGMGESDVSFSSYGPKETAEDILAFIKEKDLKNVYIIANSMTAASAVYIRSKEKNRVHGLLLSGPFVRDKEPLSLGMKALIHLAFRGPWGPSAWASFYESLFPVNPPKDLKDRSEELKMNLKEEGRMAAVRSMMFASKNECELALPLAFGNVIVVMGSKDPDFDSPKEEAEWIANTLMGSVKIYEDAGHYPFVEDPSRFSSDVQLLWQKK from the coding sequence ATGAAAAATACCTACCACAAACTAACTCTATTTTTTCCATTGATCTTTCCTTATCTGTTTTTGATGGATGGCCAATTATTCGGATCAACGACTGTTACTTCTTTCTTTCAGAGAGACGAAGGTAAAATTGCTTATTCCAAAATAGGAAATGGTAAAAGAAATTTAATTTTACTGCCAGGACTTGGTGACAGAAAGGAAAGTTATTTTGAACTAAGCCAAATTCTGGCAAAAGAAAATTCTGTTTATAGTTTTGATTTACGGGGGATGGGAGAATCCGATGTCAGTTTTTCCTCTTATGGACCCAAAGAAACGGCAGAAGACATTTTGGCATTTATCAAAGAGAAAGATTTAAAAAATGTATATATCATCGCTAATTCGATGACAGCTGCCTCGGCTGTTTACATTCGTTCGAAAGAAAAAAATCGAGTTCATGGACTCCTTCTTTCTGGTCCTTTCGTTCGCGATAAAGAGCCATTGTCTTTGGGAATGAAGGCCCTCATCCATCTTGCTTTTCGTGGACCTTGGGGACCTAGTGCCTGGGCATCATTCTATGAGTCTTTATTTCCAGTAAATCCACCTAAAGATTTAAAAGATAGATCGGAAGAATTAAAAATGAATTTAAAGGAAGAAGGGCGTATGGCAGCTGTTAGATCTATGATGTTTGCTTCCAAAAACGAATGCGAATTAGCTTTGCCACTTGCTTTTGGAAATGTCATAGTGGTCATGGGTTCTAAAGATCCTGATTTTGATTCACCCAAAGAAGAAGCTGAATGGATAGCAAATACTCTCATGGGCTCTGTAAAAATATATGAAGATGCGGGCCACTATCCTTTTGTGGAAGATCCCTCTCGGTTTTCTTCCGACGTACAATTGTTATGGCAAAAAAAATAA